In bacterium, a single genomic region encodes these proteins:
- a CDS encoding uracil-DNA glycosylase — protein sequence MIPQDLWRLITRHVFAYPSSATLFNPYAACHAGADRADACAIRRKNLRGYLSSFPEPPGILLVGEASGPWGCRFSGVPFTSERQLCSGELPFAGRQSSTHDEPHHERTAGIFWDVMARHHPRCFIWNAVPLHPHPAGEPFSLRRPSRSDVKAFAELLNGLVERLAPAQIIAVGRIAQRAVQDVGQTPVYVRHPSHGGMREFRTGIDRILCT from the coding sequence ATGATTCCGCAGGATCTGTGGCGGCTGATCACGCGGCACGTCTTCGCGTATCCTTCGAGCGCGACGCTGTTCAACCCGTACGCCGCATGCCATGCCGGGGCGGACCGCGCCGACGCCTGCGCCATCCGCCGGAAAAATCTGCGCGGTTATCTGAGCAGCTTTCCCGAACCGCCGGGGATTCTGCTGGTGGGCGAAGCTTCCGGGCCGTGGGGCTGCCGCTTTTCGGGAGTGCCTTTTACCAGTGAACGGCAACTGTGCTCGGGCGAACTGCCCTTTGCCGGGCGGCAATCCAGCACCCATGACGAGCCGCACCACGAGCGCACCGCGGGCATCTTCTGGGATGTGATGGCAAGGCATCATCCGCGCTGCTTCATCTGGAATGCCGTGCCGCTGCATCCGCATCCGGCAGGAGAGCCGTTTTCCCTGCGGCGGCCCAGCCGGAGTGACGTCAAGGCCTTTGCGGAATTGCTGAACGGACTGGTCGAACGGCTGGCGCCTGCACAAATCATTGCGGTGGGACGCATTGCCCAGCGCGCGGTTCAGGATGTCGGACAGACTCCCGTCTATGTCCGTCATCCGTCGCACGGAGGGATGCGGGAATTTCGCACAGGAATCGACAGGATTCTGTGCACGTAA
- a CDS encoding type II toxin-antitoxin system HicB family antitoxin, whose product MAHYLAVVEPEDGNFSAYFPDLPGCIATGATREELEENIRVALRRHVQGLIEDNQPIPESRAFAEFITVIPGQS is encoded by the coding sequence ATGGCTCATTATCTGGCAGTCGTTGAGCCGGAGGACGGAAATTTCTCGGCCTACTTTCCGGACTTGCCCGGCTGCATTGCAACCGGAGCGACCCGCGAGGAGTTGGAGGAAAATATCCGCGTCGCATTGCGGCGTCATGTGCAGGGGCTGATCGAGGATAACCAGCCGATTCCCGAGTCCCGCGCGTTCGCCGAGTTTATTACCGTAATTCCGGGCCAATCCTAA
- a CDS encoding 3-hydroxyacyl-CoA dehydrogenase NAD-binding domain-containing protein: MALTFNKITVFGAGTMGAGIAQVCATAGIHVTVCDPSPEAAKRAQKQIDADLRAGVEAKRLSREQESEIRARIRYVSGMGDCGDADLVIEAVFERLDVKQELFVRLDAQLKPPTVLATNTSSLSVTSIAAKTRFSDRVCGLHFFNPPTRMKLVEVVAAQQTSTEVISRCVSFIKEIGKEPAKVQDTPGFIVNRCARPFYGEALRCLGEGVADIKTIDQILREGGGFKMGAFELIDMIGVDINYATTRSIWEGYFHDLRFRPHLIQKKMVEAGRLGRKSGRGFYEYPNAG, translated from the coding sequence ATGGCCTTAACGTTCAACAAAATTACCGTTTTCGGCGCGGGCACGATGGGCGCGGGGATTGCGCAGGTGTGCGCCACCGCGGGCATCCATGTCACTGTCTGCGATCCGTCGCCCGAAGCGGCCAAGCGCGCGCAGAAGCAGATTGACGCCGACCTGCGCGCCGGCGTCGAGGCCAAGCGCCTCAGCCGCGAGCAGGAAAGCGAGATCCGCGCGCGCATCCGCTACGTCAGCGGCATGGGCGACTGCGGCGACGCCGATCTGGTGATCGAAGCGGTGTTCGAACGGCTCGACGTCAAGCAGGAACTGTTTGTTCGGCTCGATGCGCAGCTCAAGCCGCCCACCGTGCTGGCCACCAACACCAGTTCGCTTTCGGTGACCTCCATCGCCGCCAAGACGCGCTTTTCCGACCGCGTGTGCGGGCTGCACTTCTTCAATCCTCCCACGCGCATGAAGCTCGTGGAAGTGGTGGCCGCACAGCAGACCTCTACCGAAGTGATCTCCCGTTGCGTAAGCTTCATCAAGGAGATCGGCAAGGAACCCGCCAAGGTGCAGGACACGCCGGGATTCATCGTCAACCGCTGCGCGCGGCCTTTCTATGGCGAAGCGTTGCGCTGCCTCGGTGAAGGTGTTGCCGATATCAAGACCATCGATCAGATTCTGCGTGAAGGCGGCGGTTTCAAAATGGGCGCGTTCGAACTGATTGACATGATCGGTGTGGATATCAACTATGCGACGACGCGCTCGATCTGGGAAGGTTACTTCCACGATTTGCGCTTCCGTCCGCATCTCATTCAAAAGAAAATGGTGGAGGCCGGGCGTCTTGGCCGCAAGTCGGGACGCGGTTTCTACGAGTACCCCAATGCCGGATAA
- the rsmI gene encoding 16S rRNA (cytidine(1402)-2'-O)-methyltransferase: MSEERTGTLVLVATPIGNLADLSMRAVEELKRANLILCEDTRHSATLFRHYDISTPTTSYGSHNIRGKIPWILEQLRLGHRVALVCDAGTPGISDPGSVLARQAMDEGFKVEAIPGASAIVMALVLSGLPTDRFVFDGFLPHKKGRQTRLKELAVEPRTIVLYESPHRILKTLAELQEYLGDRQAAIARELTKVYEEVRRGTLSELLAHFTSHAVRGEFVLIVAGTDYRQRKGDENPTGMDDLP, from the coding sequence GTGAGCGAAGAGCGCACGGGGACCTTAGTGCTGGTGGCTACGCCCATCGGCAATCTGGCGGATTTGAGCATGCGCGCAGTGGAAGAACTCAAGCGTGCGAACCTGATTCTGTGTGAGGATACGCGGCATTCGGCCACGCTCTTCCGGCACTACGATATTTCCACACCGACGACGTCCTACGGCAGTCACAATATTCGCGGCAAGATTCCCTGGATTCTCGAACAGTTGCGCCTCGGACATCGCGTCGCATTGGTCTGTGATGCCGGCACACCGGGGATCTCCGATCCCGGTTCGGTGCTGGCGCGCCAGGCTATGGATGAAGGCTTCAAGGTGGAAGCTATCCCCGGAGCCAGCGCGATTGTGATGGCTCTGGTGCTGTCCGGACTGCCTACCGACCGCTTTGTGTTCGACGGCTTTCTGCCGCACAAGAAGGGCCGCCAGACGCGCTTGAAGGAACTGGCGGTAGAGCCGCGGACCATTGTGCTTTATGAAAGTCCGCACCGGATTTTGAAAACACTGGCGGAATTGCAGGAGTATCTCGGCGACCGTCAGGCGGCCATTGCCCGCGAACTCACCAAGGTCTACGAAGAGGTGCGGCGCGGCACGCTGTCCGAGTTACTTGCCCACTTTACCTCGCACGCCGTTCGGGGAGAATTCGTACTCATCGTTGCGGGGACGGATTATCGCCAACGCAAAGGAGACGAGAACCCAACCGGGATGGATGACCTGCCATGA
- a CDS encoding TIGR01777 family oxidoreductase codes for MRVLVSGSTGLIGSALMPALRAGGHGVIRLVRPGSRAGADAVVWDPASGKLDSAALEGADAAIHLAGENIAAHRWTTAEKQRIMNSRAQGTRLLCETLAALTVPPQVVVSASAIGIYGERGDDLLDESQPAGKGFLCEVVREWELATLPASRQGIRVVNLRFGIVLSPKGGSLAELLPLFRIGIGGPLAGGRQYFSWVTIQDVVRVLQFALTTDALSGPVNTVAPNPVRQRDFARVLGRVLHRPSWVDVPRAALHLRLGKELAESLLWSQRVAPRKLLDAGYSFEYPELEAGLKSLLGKSGSS; via the coding sequence ATGCGCGTTCTGGTCTCCGGATCCACAGGTCTGATCGGCTCGGCGCTGATGCCTGCGCTCCGTGCGGGCGGCCACGGCGTGATCCGCCTCGTGCGCCCGGGCAGCCGGGCCGGAGCCGATGCGGTGGTGTGGGACCCCGCCTCCGGGAAGCTGGACTCCGCCGCGCTGGAGGGAGCCGATGCTGCCATCCATTTGGCCGGGGAAAATATCGCGGCCCACCGTTGGACTACGGCGGAAAAGCAGCGAATTATGAATAGCCGCGCGCAAGGCACGCGGCTTTTGTGCGAGACTCTGGCCGCACTCACGGTGCCGCCCCAGGTGGTCGTCTCGGCCTCGGCCATCGGCATTTATGGTGAGCGCGGCGATGATCTGCTGGATGAAAGCCAGCCCGCCGGCAAGGGATTCCTCTGCGAGGTCGTGCGGGAGTGGGAATTGGCTACTCTGCCGGCATCAAGGCAGGGGATCCGGGTGGTGAATTTGCGATTCGGGATTGTACTCAGCCCCAAGGGCGGCTCTCTGGCGGAGTTGCTGCCCCTGTTCCGCATCGGCATCGGAGGGCCGCTGGCTGGAGGACGGCAGTATTTCAGTTGGGTGACGATTCAGGATGTGGTGCGGGTGCTTCAGTTTGCCCTGACGACGGACGCGCTATCCGGCCCGGTGAATACCGTCGCACCGAATCCGGTCCGGCAGCGGGATTTCGCGCGGGTGCTGGGCAGGGTGTTGCACCGGCCCTCGTGGGTGGATGTGCCGCGCGCTGCGCTGCATCTGCGGCTGGGGAAGGAACTGGCCGAATCGCTGCTCTGGAGTCAGCGCGTGGCGCCGCGTAAACTGCTGGACGCAGGCTACTCATTTGAATACCCCGAGCTTGAAGCAGGACTGAAGAGTTTGCTGGGGAAATCAGGTTCATCGTGA
- a CDS encoding VOC family protein: MNEPFPRPELYTTILRVRNVEESVAWYRRVFDLSPEHYDARYRLAVLSGVKGQRITLREAAGGQAVTTSGLHSVYVVFMTPSADESHARLTEMGEKVSEVQDQPGVRLFWLYDPDGHPLCILQFVIDWGA, from the coding sequence ATGAACGAACCTTTTCCAAGGCCGGAACTGTATACCACGATTCTCCGTGTCCGCAATGTCGAAGAGTCCGTCGCGTGGTATCGCAGGGTGTTTGATTTGTCGCCGGAGCACTACGATGCGCGCTACCGTCTGGCCGTTTTGTCGGGTGTCAAAGGACAGCGGATTACGCTGCGCGAAGCGGCGGGTGGTCAGGCCGTCACGACGTCCGGCTTGCACAGCGTTTATGTGGTCTTTATGACGCCGAGCGCTGACGAGTCCCACGCACGGCTGACCGAGATGGGCGAGAAGGTCAGCGAGGTGCAGGATCAGCCCGGGGTGCGCCTGTTCTGGCTGTATGATCCCGACGGCCATCCGCTGTGCATCCTGCAATTCGTGATCGACTGGGGCGCATGA
- a CDS encoding type II toxin-antitoxin system HicA family toxin: protein MKDIIKLITSDGWQLISLRGAHWQYVHSSKPGRVTISGQLNHLVGSGTARSIARQAQLTFKEKRHDGSLSGSR, encoded by the coding sequence ATGAAAGACATTATTAAGCTCATCACGAGCGACGGCTGGCAACTCATCTCGCTGCGCGGCGCGCACTGGCAGTATGTCCACTCCTCCAAACCGGGGCGAGTGACCATTTCCGGGCAGCTAAACCATCTGGTAGGAAGCGGAACCGCGCGCAGCATTGCGCGGCAGGCCCAGCTTACGTTCAAGGAGAAAAGGCACGATGGCTCATTATCTGGCAGTCGTTGA
- a CDS encoding redoxin family protein, with amino-acid sequence MKRLSGWIALALMGMCVAPACAADFSVRVYKPSAAELSLQAATDSAKAYDQQKAILRDYQAKYPTDMGVQLRVATVLAVDNLDSARNYYRSRAEQGPSNVVAVFITGRLSQSPDDQRKYADLLLKKDPDSYWGNLLIAGAYAAAGDSGLGKAEVALRKAIAKDNSLPWAVESLGNVLARRGDRQAADEVFAKLAEMQPDNFVPLIYRIRLAGDQAQAVKLLDDFLARNPNNVDALYTKARAQREQSDWQGHIATMRKLVSVSHTGDHAYDLGCGYALAGEKDSAFTWLFTAADLGFCDIEQYKKDEDLIPLRDDSRWNDLLAKVQMADRARLMAMSKQAQASAPQRNADPSAAPSAEQRLNLPAPDFTLNDLASNKKISLASLRGKVVILDFWATWCGPCRMSMPLLDKFYTDASKPKDVVVYGVNVFERSGTDKLKPFLTQQNVHFPVLLGTNDMATDYGVNSIPTLVVIDKDGKIAYRHVGYSPSLQDMLKQQTKSLLK; translated from the coding sequence ATGAAGAGACTTTCGGGATGGATCGCGTTGGCACTGATGGGAATGTGCGTCGCGCCGGCGTGCGCGGCGGATTTTTCGGTGCGCGTCTACAAACCCAGCGCCGCGGAATTGTCGTTGCAGGCTGCGACCGATTCGGCCAAAGCCTACGACCAGCAAAAGGCTATTCTGCGCGACTATCAGGCGAAGTACCCCACGGACATGGGGGTGCAGCTACGGGTGGCGACGGTGCTGGCGGTGGACAATCTGGATTCCGCGCGGAACTATTATCGGTCTCGCGCCGAGCAGGGCCCGAGCAACGTGGTGGCCGTCTTCATTACGGGGCGTCTGTCGCAGAGTCCCGATGATCAGCGCAAGTATGCCGACCTGCTGTTGAAAAAGGATCCCGACAGTTACTGGGGCAATCTGCTCATCGCAGGCGCTTATGCCGCTGCGGGAGATTCGGGACTGGGCAAGGCGGAAGTTGCTCTGCGCAAAGCCATCGCCAAAGATAATTCCCTGCCGTGGGCGGTGGAATCGCTGGGCAATGTTCTGGCCCGGCGCGGCGACCGTCAAGCCGCCGATGAGGTCTTTGCCAAGCTGGCCGAAATGCAGCCCGACAATTTCGTGCCGCTGATTTACCGCATCCGTCTGGCCGGTGATCAGGCTCAGGCCGTGAAGTTGCTCGACGATTTTCTGGCTCGCAATCCGAACAATGTGGACGCGCTCTACACCAAGGCGCGCGCGCAGCGGGAGCAGTCCGACTGGCAGGGCCATATTGCCACCATGCGCAAGCTGGTATCGGTCTCGCATACCGGTGATCATGCCTATGACCTGGGATGCGGCTATGCTCTGGCCGGTGAAAAAGATTCTGCCTTCACGTGGCTCTTCACCGCGGCGGATCTGGGCTTCTGTGACATCGAACAGTACAAAAAAGATGAAGACCTGATTCCGCTGCGGGATGATTCCCGCTGGAATGATCTGCTGGCCAAGGTGCAGATGGCGGATCGCGCGCGGCTCATGGCCATGTCCAAACAGGCGCAGGCCTCGGCGCCGCAGCGCAATGCCGATCCGTCGGCGGCGCCGTCCGCCGAGCAGCGGCTGAATCTCCCCGCGCCGGATTTTACCCTCAATGATCTGGCCAGCAACAAGAAAATCTCGCTGGCCAGTCTGCGCGGCAAGGTGGTGATTCTCGATTTCTGGGCGACGTGGTGCGGGCCGTGCCGCATGAGCATGCCGCTGCTGGACAAGTTCTACACCGATGCATCCAAGCCCAAGGATGTGGTGGTGTACGGCGTGAATGTCTTCGAGCGCAGCGGCACCGACAAGCTCAAGCCGTTCCTCACCCAGCAGAATGTGCATTTCCCCGTGCTGCTTGGCACCAATGACATGGCGACGGACTATGGTGTGAACAGCATCCCCACGCTGGTGGTAATCGACAAGGACGGCAAAATTGCCTACCGTCACGTCGGCTACAGCCCGTCTTTGCAGGATATGTTGAAACAGCAAACCAAGTCGTTGCTGAAATAA
- a CDS encoding 3-hydroxyacyl-CoA dehydrogenase family protein, translating into MPDNQLPLDQPELYALGRILIAGPVADARPFADKVAAAGHSVTLLVPEEDIEFAGKAHKVLAPEEAIDPAEYSMAIELHCASLEAKADVLFYLDDSLNEDTLILTYTLAISTGELAREMMMPERVVGISILPPISETKFVELMVTPHTSAEALSRAGEFFKGMGLGSAQVTDSPGGVLGRTVCCLVNEAAMALQERIASAEEIDQAMKLGVNYPFGPLAWGDRIGLDRVLAVMDGLYAEFKEERYRPAPLLKRLVRAGHIGVRAGTGFFTHRHA; encoded by the coding sequence ATGCCGGATAATCAGCTCCCCCTCGACCAGCCCGAACTGTACGCGCTGGGCCGAATCCTTATCGCCGGACCCGTGGCCGACGCCCGCCCCTTTGCCGACAAGGTTGCCGCCGCCGGACACAGCGTCACGCTGCTGGTGCCCGAGGAGGACATCGAATTCGCCGGCAAGGCCCACAAGGTGCTGGCTCCCGAAGAAGCCATCGATCCCGCAGAATACAGCATGGCCATCGAATTGCATTGCGCCAGTCTCGAAGCCAAGGCCGATGTGCTCTTCTACCTCGACGATTCCTTGAATGAAGACACGCTGATTCTGACCTACACGCTGGCCATTTCCACAGGCGAACTTGCGCGGGAAATGATGATGCCCGAGCGCGTGGTGGGAATCTCCATTCTGCCGCCCATCAGCGAAACGAAGTTCGTCGAACTCATGGTCACGCCGCACACCTCCGCCGAAGCGCTGAGCAGGGCCGGGGAGTTCTTCAAAGGCATGGGTTTGGGCTCGGCGCAGGTGACCGACAGCCCCGGCGGCGTGCTGGGCCGCACCGTCTGCTGTCTGGTCAATGAGGCCGCCATGGCGCTGCAGGAGCGCATTGCCTCCGCCGAAGAGATCGATCAGGCGATGAAGCTCGGCGTCAACTATCCCTTCGGTCCTCTGGCGTGGGGTGACCGCATCGGTCTCGACCGTGTGCTCGCCGTGATGGATGGCCTCTATGCCGAATTCAAAGAAGAACGCTACCGTCCCGCGCCGCTGCTCAAGCGTCTGGTACGCGCGGGCCACATCGGTGTGCGCGCCGGCACCGGATTCTTTACCCATCGCCACGCATGA
- a CDS encoding S9 family peptidase: MRIRTVFVALLILSATAFAQSGKDAPSLLNQGKYIPDIATFLNIGGCMPDGLSWDGKDVYFSSTMSGASQVYRITEEGWPYQLTTFDDGVEFFTLSYGGNMAVVGASVGGDENAQLYLLDTKTGRTCRLTDNGKVQFGSVVWTRDDKSIYFRSNEENGKDFFIYRMSIADGKYSKVFGDTAHVRGSNAIADLSVDGTKMIVANYSSNVNNDLYFVDLATGKYALMTPHKGDVQFGNVTLMPDNKTVYLTSNDNSEGISRPAKMVADLKKKPDPKKVVEWIKDGWLDPKWDTESYGFSRDFKYQVAITNEDGYNRLKMRDADSKKELPNPPLDGLLGGGSFDQNGECLISFSSPTRAPDVWKWNPQTKDLKQLTHSIYAGIDRGLFREPKLVRFKSFDGLEIPAFLYLPPDYKEGQAVPFIIDAHGGPEGQFQPAFIRNFQYLMLNGYGILAPNPRGSSGYGRTFMSLDNYKKRKDSLKDYKAAADWLVAQGYTKPGMMGIRGGSYGGYVVLGMITEYPDLFSAAIDIVGIANFKTFLKNTAAYRRAIREAEYGPLADSTFLDQISPIHKANLVKTPLLIVHGANDPRVPVGEARQMLAAVAQNGTVVDSLIFADEGHGSGKRVNSIKEYRKHVEFFDRFLKPR, from the coding sequence ATGCGTATTCGAACTGTTTTTGTCGCACTGCTGATCCTGTCGGCAACGGCCTTCGCCCAGAGCGGCAAGGACGCGCCGAGCCTGCTCAATCAGGGCAAGTACATTCCCGACATTGCCACCTTTCTGAACATCGGCGGCTGCATGCCCGACGGGCTGTCGTGGGACGGCAAGGATGTCTATTTCTCCTCGACCATGTCCGGGGCCTCGCAGGTCTACCGCATTACCGAAGAGGGCTGGCCCTATCAGTTGACTACCTTCGATGACGGCGTGGAGTTCTTCACGTTGTCCTATGGCGGCAACATGGCGGTGGTCGGCGCATCGGTGGGCGGCGATGAAAACGCGCAGCTCTATCTGCTGGATACGAAGACGGGCCGCACCTGCCGCCTGACCGACAATGGCAAGGTGCAGTTCGGCTCCGTGGTCTGGACGCGCGATGACAAGAGCATCTACTTCCGCTCCAACGAAGAGAACGGCAAGGACTTCTTCATCTACCGCATGTCCATTGCCGACGGCAAGTACAGCAAGGTGTTCGGCGATACGGCGCACGTGCGCGGCTCCAATGCCATTGCCGATCTGTCCGTAGACGGCACGAAGATGATTGTTGCCAACTACTCCTCCAACGTCAACAACGACCTTTATTTTGTGGATCTGGCCACGGGCAAGTATGCACTGATGACGCCGCACAAGGGCGACGTGCAGTTCGGCAATGTCACGCTGATGCCCGACAACAAGACGGTCTACCTTACCTCTAACGACAATTCCGAAGGCATCTCCCGCCCGGCCAAAATGGTGGCCGATCTGAAGAAGAAGCCGGATCCGAAGAAGGTGGTGGAGTGGATCAAGGACGGCTGGCTCGATCCCAAGTGGGACACCGAAAGTTACGGTTTCTCCCGCGATTTCAAATATCAGGTGGCCATCACCAATGAAGACGGTTACAACCGTCTGAAGATGCGCGACGCGGACTCGAAGAAGGAGTTGCCCAATCCGCCGCTCGACGGCCTGCTGGGCGGCGGCTCCTTCGATCAGAACGGCGAGTGTCTGATCTCCTTCTCCAGCCCGACCCGCGCGCCGGACGTTTGGAAGTGGAATCCGCAGACCAAAGACCTGAAGCAGCTCACCCATTCGATTTATGCGGGCATCGACCGCGGCCTGTTCCGCGAGCCCAAGCTGGTCCGCTTCAAGAGTTTTGACGGTTTGGAAATCCCCGCGTTCCTCTATCTGCCGCCCGACTACAAGGAAGGCCAGGCGGTGCCGTTTATCATTGACGCGCACGGCGGCCCGGAAGGCCAGTTCCAGCCGGCATTCATCCGCAACTTCCAGTACCTGATGCTCAACGGCTACGGCATTCTCGCGCCCAATCCGCGCGGCTCCTCGGGCTATGGCCGCACCTTTATGAGCCTTGACAATTACAAGAAGCGCAAAGATTCGCTGAAGGATTACAAAGCCGCGGCGGACTGGCTGGTGGCGCAGGGCTACACCAAACCCGGCATGATGGGCATTCGCGGCGGCTCCTACGGCGGCTACGTGGTGCTGGGCATGATCACCGAATATCCCGACCTCTTCAGCGCGGCCATCGACATCGTGGGCATCGCCAATTTCAAAACGTTCCTGAAAAATACCGCCGCTTACCGCCGCGCGATCCGCGAAGCCGAATACGGCCCGCTCGCCGACAGCACGTTTTTGGATCAGATCTCGCCGATCCACAAGGCCAATCTGGTCAAGACACCGCTGCTCATCGTGCACGGCGCCAATGACCCTCGCGTGCCTGTGGGTGAAGCCCGGCAGATGCTGGCCGCCGTGGCGCAGAACGGCACGGTGGTGGACTCGCTGATCTTTGCCGATGAAGGCCACGGCAGCGGCAAGCGCGTCAACTCCATCAAGGAATACCGCAAGCACGTCGAGTTCTTCGACCGCTTCTTAAAGCCCCGGTAG
- a CDS encoding NAD+ synthase gives MGFVSNAAEAAQRIRNWLKTRLQETGRQEYILGLSGGIDSALAAYMAVDAVGAEGLYCVLLPYRTSSPESLSDAEHVVRDLGVQSRVVDISAMADAFESQAEELSPVRRGNLCARLRMITLFDQSHSKGLVLGTSNKTETLLGYGTLFGDAAWSLNPLGDLYKTDVRLLSKYYGVPQAIQDKIPSADLWKGQTDEGELGHSYAEIDALLVKMVDEKKSRAEILADGTDPKLVDRVVSLMRGSAFKRQPAPIAWLSPPFSASHVEDPRW, from the coding sequence ATGGGTTTTGTCAGTAATGCGGCAGAGGCCGCGCAGCGCATCCGGAACTGGTTGAAGACACGGTTGCAGGAGACCGGGCGGCAGGAGTATATTCTCGGTCTGTCGGGCGGCATTGACTCGGCCCTTGCGGCCTATATGGCGGTGGATGCCGTGGGCGCGGAGGGGCTCTACTGCGTGCTGCTGCCCTACCGCACCAGTTCTCCCGAATCCTTAAGCGATGCCGAGCATGTGGTGAGAGACCTGGGCGTGCAGAGCCGCGTGGTGGACATCAGCGCCATGGCCGACGCCTTTGAGTCGCAAGCGGAAGAGTTGTCGCCCGTGCGGCGCGGGAACCTGTGCGCGCGGCTGCGGATGATCACGCTCTTCGATCAGTCCCACTCCAAGGGACTGGTGCTCGGCACATCCAACAAGACGGAAACGCTGCTCGGCTACGGCACGCTCTTCGGCGATGCGGCCTGGTCTTTGAATCCGCTCGGCGATCTGTACAAAACCGATGTGCGCCTGCTGTCGAAGTATTACGGCGTTCCGCAGGCGATTCAGGACAAGATTCCCAGCGCCGACCTGTGGAAGGGCCAGACCGACGAAGGTGAACTGGGCCACAGCTATGCCGAGATCGACGCGCTGCTGGTGAAGATGGTGGATGAGAAGAAATCGCGCGCGGAAATTTTAGCCGATGGCACAGACCCCAAGCTTGTAGACCGCGTGGTGTCGCTGATGCGCGGTTCGGCATTCAAACGGCAGCCCGCGCCCATCGCGTGGCTCTCGCCGCCGTTCAGCGCGTCCCACGTGGAGGACCCGCGCTGGTGA
- a CDS encoding ABC transporter ATP-binding protein, whose amino-acid sequence MSDIHLLRVHELSKALGGKPVLHQISLELQRGEFLGLIGPNGAGKTTLLHCITGQWTAPAGSVTIDGIDVATDPLAAKRVLSCAFEPGDFIERLTGRQHLDFMAGIRNLKSPAEEIYMLAELVDLGESLDTELGAYSFGMKQKLAIMLALLGHPPFVVLDESLNGLDPVVGYRVKNHLKDLAAEGRTGILLASHMLESLERYCTRISMIREGRIYRHWTQEELEAEAAASGKHLEDLFVELMGVEE is encoded by the coding sequence ATGTCTGACATACACCTGTTGCGCGTCCACGAACTTTCCAAGGCACTCGGCGGCAAGCCGGTGCTGCATCAGATTTCTCTGGAACTCCAGCGCGGCGAATTCCTTGGCCTCATCGGCCCCAACGGCGCGGGCAAAACCACGCTGCTGCATTGCATTACCGGCCAGTGGACCGCGCCCGCGGGCAGCGTTACCATTGACGGCATCGACGTCGCCACCGATCCGCTTGCGGCCAAGCGCGTCTTAAGCTGCGCCTTCGAGCCCGGTGACTTCATCGAGCGCCTCACCGGGCGGCAGCACCTCGATTTCATGGCGGGCATCCGCAATTTGAAGTCTCCCGCAGAAGAAATTTACATGCTGGCCGAACTGGTGGACCTTGGCGAGAGCCTCGACACCGAACTGGGTGCGTATTCTTTTGGCATGAAGCAGAAGCTGGCGATCATGCTGGCGCTGCTCGGCCATCCGCCGTTTGTGGTGCTGGATGAATCGCTGAACGGCCTCGATCCGGTGGTGGGCTACCGCGTCAAGAATCATCTGAAGGATCTGGCCGCGGAGGGCAGGACCGGAATCCTGCTGGCCTCGCACATGCTGGAGTCTCTGGAGCGTTATTGCACGCGCATCTCCATGATCCGCGAGGGCCGCATCTACCGCCACTGGACTCAGGAAGAACTCGAAGCCGAAGCCGCCGCCAGTGGCAAGCATCTCGAAGATCTGTTCGTGGAATTAATGGGCGTCGAGGAGTGA